The Bradyrhizobium barranii subsp. barranii genome segment TGATCGGCGCCGGCGCGGGATAGCTGACACGTCCCTGCGGCGTGTCGACCTCGATGCGGCGCAGATGCGGATGGTTGGTGAGGTCGGCCATGGTGTTGACCTCGGCAAAGGCGATGTCGGCGTCCGACAGCCGCTTCAGCAGCTCATCGCGCGTCATCTTGCCGAAAATGTTCGCGACCGTCGTGTCGGTGAAATCGCGATTGCGCACGCGCTCGACCATGTTGGCGACGCGCGGATCGGCCGGCAAATCGGGCTGGTCGAGCACCTTGACGCATAGCGTCTTCCACTCGCGCTCGCTCTGGATCGAGATCAGGATGTCCTTGCCGTCCTTCGAGGTGAACACGCCGTAGGGCGCGATCGAGGGATGGCGCAGGCCCATCCGCTTGGGCGGATTGCCGGCTTCGGAATTGAACAGCGGCACGGTGCACCAGTCCGCCATCACGTCGAACATGGAGATGCGGATGTCACAGCCCTTGCCGGTGCGCTCGCGCGCGATCAGCGCTTCCAGGATCGCCGCATGCGCGGTGGCACCGGTCGCGACGTCGACGATCGACATGCCGACGCGCGATGCTCCGTCAGAATTGCCGGTGATCGAGGCAAGGCCGCTCTCGGCCTGGATCAGCAGGTCATAGGCCTTGCGGTGGGCGTAGGGGCCTTCGTCGCCATAGCCGGTGATCGTGCATGAGATC includes the following:
- a CDS encoding CaiB/BaiF CoA transferase family protein, producing MGALDGIRVIAVEQAVAAPFCSSRLADAGAEVIKIERPEGDFARGYDAAAKGQSSYFVWLNRGKQSAVVDLATKEGCAELEKLIASADVLIQNLKPGSMDKLGFSRERLLKDYPKLISCTITGYGDEGPYAHRKAYDLLIQAESGLASITGNSDGASRVGMSIVDVATGATAHAAILEALIARERTGKGCDIRISMFDVMADWCTVPLFNSEAGNPPKRMGLRHPSIAPYGVFTSKDGKDILISIQSEREWKTLCVKVLDQPDLPADPRVANMVERVRNRDFTDTTVANIFGKMTRDELLKRLSDADIAFAEVNTMADLTNHPHLRRIEVDTPQGRVSYPAPAPIIVGETRSYGAVPGIGERPAKKS